The Ananas comosus cultivar F153 linkage group 7, ASM154086v1, whole genome shotgun sequence genome has a window encoding:
- the LOC109713125 gene encoding stem bromelain-like — protein sequence MAFTFQFLLMSSFLVLLSLTLLFSSCNARTDGPTMRMFEEWMSEHGRVYANAEEKQRRYEIFKDNVKYIEEFNKVGRRSYTLGITQFTDLTNEEFVDTYVIGDVTEEIPTTTETSMSDFEYENLPLRAAVDWRTKGAVTGVKNQLTCGSCWAFAAVATVESIYKIKKGVLKSLSEQQVLDCSGGGTCAGGSRNKAFNFIVANKGLTTEANYPYKGSKGVCDKNKLSDHAAYITGYRSVPKNSEAELMKAVNNQPVSVGVNAKPWHHYTGGIFNEACGPNVTHGVAVVGYGEESGKKYWIIKNSWGTKWGESGYMRIAKNVAAKQGLCGLATNPLYPYIISSVGTETSDMDSVMSVSSM from the exons ATGGCTTTCACATTCCAATTTTTGCTTATGAGTTCGTTTCTTGTCTTGTTGTCTCTCACcttgttgtttagctcttgcaATGCTAGAACTGATGGACCGACGATGAGGATGTTCGAAGAGTGGATGTCCGAACACGGTCGAGTGTACGCGAATGCAGAGGAGAAGCAGCGGCGGTATGAGATCTTCAAGGACAACGTGAAGTATATCGAGGAATTCAACAAAGTTGGCAGGCGCTCGTACACCCTCGGCATAACCCAGTTTACTGATCTTACAAACGAGGAGTTTGTTGATACGTACGTTATTGGAGATGTAACGGAGGAGATCCCAACAACTACAGAGACCTCCATGTCGGATTTTGAGTATGAAAACTTGCCCTTGCGGGCCGCTGTTGATTGGAGGACTAAAGGTGCTGTAACTGGAGTCAAGAACCAACTAACATGCG GTTCCTGTTGGGCATTCGCTGCGGTAGCAACAGTTGAGAGTATCTACAAGATTAAAAAAGGAGTGTTAAAATCTCTATCTGAACAACAAGTTCTAGATTGTTCTGGTGGTGGTACTTGCGCAGGCGGTTCCCGTAACAAAGCTTTCAATTTTATCGTCGCAAATAAAGGCTTGACAACCGAGGCTAACTATCCATATAAAGGATCTAAAGGGGTATGTGACAAAAATAAGCTATCTGATCATGCAGCTTATATTACTGGTTACAGGTCTGTCCCTAAAAACAGTGAAGCCGAGCTCATGAAAGCTGTGAACAACCAACCAGTTTCCGTTGGAGTTAATGCCAAACCTTGGCATCATTACACAGGGGGTATTTTTAATGAAGCTTGTGGACCTAATGTCACTCACGGTGTCGCGGTAGTCGGTTATGGTGAGGAATCGGGAAAAAAGTATTGGATAATAAAAAACTCATGGGGCACAAAGTGGGGTGAAAGCGGATACATGCGAATAGCAAAAAATGTGGCTGCAAAACAAGGATTATGTGGTCTTGCCACAAATCCCCTCTACCCGTATATCATATCAAGCGTCGGTACTGAAACTTCCGACATGGATTCCGTCATGAGCGTGAGTTCTATGTAA